The stretch of DNA GGATCGAGTTTTAGTGCAACGTTCGGTGAAGCCGAAAAATCCAAAGTAAGCGGGCGGGCGAAAGATTTAGAAAGGCTTAAATATCAAATCCGTCTAAAAACAGGTTATGGGAGAATATATTGCACGGCTGAAGCAGTATTATCCGTTTACCAAAAAAGAGTTAAAAGATCATCTTATTGTTGTTGTAGCATTTGCATTTATGATTGGATTTGACGACGGGAGTGAGTCATTCCAACTGGGCCATTGGCTTGTTAATTTCCTACTAACTGCTGTCGTTGTTGCCCTTGTTATTCTTATTCATGAGACCGGTCACCGTATGTTTGCATTAGGTTCCGGGTATCGATCAGATTTTAATTTGTGGCCGACAGGGCTGATCATTGGATTGATCGTAACGTTTATCACGAGAGGAAAATTCTGGATTCTGATTCCTGGTGGGTTAGTGCTTCACCACATGACTTACCAAAGATTAGGTGGGTTCCGTTATGGATTGAGCACCCATTGGACTGGAGTTACCGCGCTTTTTGGCCCGATTTATAATATCGTCGCTGCCATGCTTGTCAAGCAGATCATGAATATGGCCGGTATAGAACAGGGACAATTTCCCTTAGTAGATCTCTTTATTCTCATTAATTTTGCGTATGCTGCTTATAGTCTCATTCCGATTCCACCGTTAGATGGATTCTTTGCATTTATGGGGTCACGACTTACCTATATATTCGGATTCGCTGCGGCTGCTGGTTACGTCATCCTCTATGTCCTTGGCGTGTTTTCATTAATTGGAGCTCTGGTTATTGCTGGCATTGTCTGGTGGGTATTCTACACCAAAGTCGAGGCTAGCTAGCATGATCCCCCTGATTCATCAAAAAAAAGCATTATCAGTATGGGAAGATTGGCCAGAAATTTTGGCATTTTGGCTTCTTGTTTTAGGTTTTTTTATCGCTGCCTTTGCCCGCAGTGCGGTCATGGAAATGCTTATTGTATTCCTTACCGGAATGATCTGTGGAAGAGTGATGTATAAACGAAGAAAGAAAGAACAAGTAACGTTTATCATCATGATCATTGGTTTTGCTCTAGGATTCATGATCGGAAGCTTTTATGCAAGCAGAAAATGGCTTTTCTTTCTGTTTATTGTTGGCGGTGTTCTGAGCTATTATCTCCATAAGAAAGATTATATTCAAAGTTATTGGTAATAGCGAAGGAAAACATTGAGTTGATACGCGATGCTTAAAAAAATTACTGACAAAATCTGGCAGGTCAATGAAGGAAGTTGCTGTTATTTTCTTGCAACCGTAGAACCAATAATTATTGATACAGGCATAGCAACAAAACGGAAAGAGGTTGAACAAGCCTTGAGAAAGGTAGTCAGTCCAGAACGGGTTAAGAAAGTGATTTTAACTCATTTCCATTACGACCATGTCGGCAATGTTGATCTGTTTCCCAACGCAGGTTTTTATGCCTCTGAAGAAGAGATTAAGGACTTTACGCGTGCCCCCCATAAAGCAGTGGCTAATCTTGATGAAGCAGAGCGTTTTGCACGCGTCATTGGAAGGGTACACGCGTTAACAAATCAATTTAAAGTTGCTGGACTCGAAGTAATCTATACTCCAGGCCATACCAAAGGAAGTGTTTGTCTCTGGTATGCACAACAAAAAGCTCTTTTTTCTGGCGATACGCTTTTTCGAAAAGGAATGATCGGAAGAACAGATCTACCAACATCGGTACCAGAAGAAATGCCAAAAACATTAGAAAAAATAAACCAGTATCCCTACGAAATTCTCTGCCCCGGGCATGAGTATTAATGACCGAAACCGTCTGTGGCTGGATTCAAGAAATCTTTCGTAATAAACAAGAATGAAGCAGATTATATAATATAACTACTTAATGTATATATCAGAAATTATCCCCAGTAGGCATGTATACAATCTTCACAACTGATGAATTTGATAAAAGATTCAGTAAACTTGACAAAATAATTCAACAACAAATCGAAAAAGAGATCACCCAACTAGAAATAAACCCCTACGTTGGAAAACCTCTGGGATATAGATTTTTTCGAGAAAAAAAGGCAAAAAAGTATAGAATTTATTATCTCATTTATGAGGACTATGTTGTTGTATTTGTGATAACACTTAGTGACAAAAAAGGACAACAACTGGCAATTGATCACATCAAAGATTTAATTCCTTTTTACAAAGAGGAGATAAAAAAAAGGGTTAAAGGGTTGCCCCTTTCTTCCAGAGTTTAATCCGCCCTGTTCGTATATCCTCTAATCCTCTAACTAAAGAAAGTAAGAGATCATCGTCTAATTCAGCCTTCTTTTTAAGCTCTTCGTATTCTTGTCGGGGGATAGTAACTGTTTCCATATGCATACTAAATGAACCCTTCTTTAAATATTTTACTGAGAAAATGAGATATCAGCAAAAGAGGCCTAACCAAACCTATTTAAACTCTTATACTATTCTTCTCCTTAAGGAAATGATCAAAAATTTTGAGCCAAGGCTGTATCAACAGACCATTCTTGCAACCGCAGTAAACCATAACACCTTAGTAGTCCTTCCCACAGGATTAGGAAAAACAAATATATTCTTGATGCTGGCTGCCCATCGCTTACGGCAATATCCACAGTCAAAGATTCTCATGCTTGGTCCAACACGACCATTAATTGATCAATACAAGGAGGTATTCTTCAAGTATTTTGAGATTGAACCAGAAAAAATCGCTGTTTTTACCGGTATGGTCAGTCCTGAGAAACGAGAAGAACTCTGGAAAAAATCCACTATTATTTTCAGTACGCCCCAAGGGCTTGAAAACGACATTATTGGGGGAAGAATGAATTTAGCTGATGTCAGTTTGCTCGGATTTGATGAAGCACATCGTGCGGTTGGCGACTATTCGTATGTGTTTATAGCTAAACAATATCACAAACAGGCAAAATATGAACGTATTTTGGCCTTGACTGCTTCACCAGGAAGTGACTTGGAAACAATTGCTGAGGTATGCAAAAACCTTTACATTGAAGACATTGAAGTGAGAACAGACGAAGATCCTGATGTAAAGCCCTATGTACAAGACATCCAGGTGATGTGGGTAGAGGTTGAGTTTCCTGAAGAATTCAAAATAATAAAGAAATATCTGACTGACTGTTATCAATCAAAAATAAAAGAAGTGGTAAACAAAGGATATCTTATGAATACACAAACAGAAGGTTTAACAAAAAAAGGATTACTAGCAATTCAGGCAGAATTACACGGTCAGATTGCTTCTGGAAACAGAGACTATGATATGCTCAAAGCCATTTCACTAATAGCTGAGGCTTTGAAAGTAGAACATGCCACAGAATTGCTCGAAACACAGGGGATAAGTCCATTACAGAAGTATCTATCCAAACTCCAAGCAGAAGCACGAACGACAAAAGTAAAAGCAGTCCAGAATTTAGTGAAGGATCTAAATTTTCGATCTGCATGCATTAAAACAGCAAGCTTGGTTGAAAGAAATATCGAACATCCAAAAATGGGGAAACTCGTTACTTTAGTGGAAGAAGAAATCCAAAGAGAAAAAGAACAAAAGATCTTGATCTTCACCCAATTTAGGGATTCTGCAGTCAAAATAAAACAATGCCTTGATGAGAAAGGAATTTCCTCACGAATTTTTGTTGGGCAGATGAAAAAAGGTGAAACTGGATTAACACAGAAACAGCAAATCCAGTTATTAGACGAGTTCAAACAGGGAATGTTTTCTGCGCTCATTGCAACAAGTGTTGCTGAAGAAGGCCTTGATATCCCTGCAGTCGATAATGTTATCTTTTACGAGCCCATTCCAAGTGCGATACGAACCGTACAACGTCGAGGAAGAACTGGAAGACAGGAAAAAGGAAAAGTAA from Candidatus Woesearchaeota archaeon encodes:
- a CDS encoding M50 family metallopeptidase — encoded protein: MGEYIARLKQYYPFTKKELKDHLIVVVAFAFMIGFDDGSESFQLGHWLVNFLLTAVVVALVILIHETGHRMFALGSGYRSDFNLWPTGLIIGLIVTFITRGKFWILIPGGLVLHHMTYQRLGGFRYGLSTHWTGVTALFGPIYNIVAAMLVKQIMNMAGIEQGQFPLVDLFILINFAYAAYSLIPIPPLDGFFAFMGSRLTYIFGFAAAAGYVILYVLGVFSLIGALVIAGIVWWVFYTKVEAS
- a CDS encoding MBL fold metallo-hydrolase, with amino-acid sequence MLKKITDKIWQVNEGSCCYFLATVEPIIIDTGIATKRKEVEQALRKVVSPERVKKVILTHFHYDHVGNVDLFPNAGFYASEEEIKDFTRAPHKAVANLDEAERFARVIGRVHALTNQFKVAGLEVIYTPGHTKGSVCLWYAQQKALFSGDTLFRKGMIGRTDLPTSVPEEMPKTLEKINQYPYEILCPGHEY
- a CDS encoding DEAD/DEAH box helicase, which translates into the protein MIKNFEPRLYQQTILATAVNHNTLVVLPTGLGKTNIFLMLAAHRLRQYPQSKILMLGPTRPLIDQYKEVFFKYFEIEPEKIAVFTGMVSPEKREELWKKSTIIFSTPQGLENDIIGGRMNLADVSLLGFDEAHRAVGDYSYVFIAKQYHKQAKYERILALTASPGSDLETIAEVCKNLYIEDIEVRTDEDPDVKPYVQDIQVMWVEVEFPEEFKIIKKYLTDCYQSKIKEVVNKGYLMNTQTEGLTKKGLLAIQAELHGQIASGNRDYDMLKAISLIAEALKVEHATELLETQGISPLQKYLSKLQAEARTTKVKAVQNLVKDLNFRSACIKTASLVERNIEHPKMGKLVTLVEEEIQREKEQKILIFTQFRDSAVKIKQCLDEKGISSRIFVGQMKKGETGLTQKQQIQLLDEFKQGMFSALIATSVAEEGLDIPAVDNVIFYEPIPSAIRTVQRRGRTGRQEKGKVTVLITKETRDVGYKWASHHKEKRMYRILGTLRKNIHKALGKREVEEPKEVSLAKFLDRGEQVKIYADYREKGSGVLKEMIDIGITLKLETLPSADYLLSSRVAVEVKTVEDFVSSLIDGRLLQQLKELKRNFERPLVLVEGTEDIYCVRKVHPNAIRGMLATIAVDYGIPLLYTKNFHETALILSLIAKREQDELGRDFSYHATKKPLTLKEQQEYIISSLPGIGPSLAKPLLKRFKSVKRVMNAREEELKEVELIGEKKAKAISSVIESEYIDEESMKQ
- a CDS encoding type II toxin-antitoxin system RelE/ParE family toxin: MYTIFTTDEFDKRFSKLDKIIQQQIEKEITQLEINPYVGKPLGYRFFREKKAKKYRIYYLIYEDYVVVFVITLSDKKGQQLAIDHIKDLIPFYKEEIKKRVKGLPLSSRV